Proteins encoded in a region of the Nocardia asteroides genome:
- a CDS encoding DNA-directed RNA polymerase subunit beta — MLEGRILAVSTQTKAVAGIPGAPLRVSFAKIREPLEVPGLLDLQTESFAWLIGSPEWRERAAARGDVGLVGGLEEVLEELSPIEDFSGSMSLSFSDPRFEEVKASIDECKDKDMTYAAPLFVTAEFINNNTGEIKSQTVFMGDFPMMTDKGTFIINGTERVVVSQLVRSPGVYFDHSVDKGTEKDLHSVRVIPSRGAWLEFDVDKRDTVGVRIDRKRRQPVTVLLKALGWTTEEIVERFGFSEIMMSTLEKDNTAGQDEALLDIYRKLRPGEPPTKESAQTLLENLFFKEKRYDLARVGRYKINKKLGIHVGEQVVGSVLTREDIVNTIEYLVRLHSGDKTMTAPGGVEVPVEVDDIDHFGNRRLRTVGELIQNQIRVGLSRMERVVRERMTTQDVEAITPQTLINIRPVVAAIKEFFGTSQLSQFMDQNNPLSGLTHKRRLSALGPGGLSRERAGLEVRDVHPSHYGRMCPIETPEGPNIGLIGSLSVYARVNPFGFIETPYRKVVEGRVTDEVRYLTADEEDRHVRAQANSPVDADGRFLEDRVLCRRGNEENELVAATEVDYMDVSPRQMVSVATAMIPFLEHDDANRALMGANMQRQAVPLIRSEAPIVGTGMELRAAVDAGDVVVNEKAGVVEEVSADYVTVMADDGTRKSYRMRKFARSNQGTCANQRPIVDEGQRVERGQVLADGPCTENGEMALGKNLLVAIMPWEGHNYEDAIILSQRLVEEDVLTSIHIEEHEIDARDTKLGAEEITRDIPNVSDEVLADLDERGIVRIGAEVRDGDILVGKVTPKGETELTPEERLLRAIFGEKAREVRDTSLKVPHGESGKVIGIRVFSREDDDDLPPGVNELVRVYVAQKRKIQDGDKLAGRHGNKGVIGKILATEDMPFLPDGTPVDIILNTHGVPRRMNIGQILETHLGWIGKAGWQVDVATDGTRPDWARALPEEMLGAPSDSNIATPVFDGAREEELTGLLASTLPNRDGERMVDDDGKATLFDGRSGEPFPYPVAVGYMYILKLHHLVDDKIHARSTGPYSMITQQPLGGKAQFGGQRFGEMECWAMQAYGAAYTLQELLTIKSDDVVGRVKVYEAIVKGENIPEPGIPESFKVLLKELQSLCLNVEVLSSDGAAIEMRDGDDEDLERAAANLGINLSRNEAATVDDLAN; from the coding sequence GTGCTGGAAGGACGCATCTTGGCAGTCTCCACCCAGACCAAGGCAGTTGCCGGAATCCCCGGAGCCCCGTTGCGGGTGTCTTTCGCGAAGATCCGTGAACCCTTGGAGGTGCCCGGACTTCTCGATCTACAAACGGAATCGTTCGCCTGGTTGATCGGTTCGCCGGAATGGCGCGAGCGCGCGGCCGCTCGCGGCGATGTCGGCCTAGTCGGTGGCCTCGAGGAGGTGCTCGAGGAGCTCTCTCCGATCGAGGACTTCTCCGGCTCCATGTCGCTGTCGTTCTCCGACCCGCGCTTCGAAGAGGTCAAGGCCTCGATCGATGAGTGCAAAGACAAGGACATGACCTATGCGGCTCCGCTGTTCGTGACAGCGGAGTTCATCAACAACAACACCGGTGAGATCAAGAGCCAGACGGTCTTCATGGGTGACTTCCCGATGATGACCGACAAGGGCACGTTCATCATCAACGGCACCGAGCGCGTCGTCGTCTCGCAGCTGGTGCGTTCGCCGGGTGTCTACTTCGACCACAGCGTCGACAAGGGCACGGAGAAGGACCTGCACAGCGTGCGCGTCATCCCCAGCCGCGGCGCGTGGCTGGAATTCGACGTGGACAAGCGCGACACCGTGGGCGTTCGCATCGACCGCAAGCGCCGTCAGCCGGTCACCGTGCTGCTCAAGGCGCTGGGGTGGACCACCGAGGAGATCGTCGAGCGCTTCGGCTTCTCCGAGATCATGATGTCGACCCTGGAGAAGGACAACACCGCCGGTCAGGACGAGGCGCTGTTGGACATCTACCGCAAGCTGCGTCCGGGCGAGCCGCCGACCAAGGAGTCCGCGCAGACTCTGCTGGAGAACCTGTTCTTCAAGGAGAAGCGCTACGACCTGGCGCGCGTCGGCCGGTACAAGATCAACAAGAAGCTCGGCATCCACGTGGGCGAGCAGGTCGTCGGTTCGGTGCTGACGAGGGAAGACATCGTCAACACCATCGAGTACCTGGTGCGGCTGCACTCGGGCGACAAGACCATGACCGCCCCCGGTGGCGTCGAGGTTCCGGTGGAAGTGGATGACATCGACCACTTCGGCAACCGTCGCCTGCGCACCGTCGGCGAGCTGATCCAGAACCAGATCCGGGTCGGTCTCTCCCGCATGGAGCGCGTGGTCCGCGAGCGCATGACGACTCAGGACGTCGAGGCGATCACGCCGCAGACCCTGATCAACATCCGCCCGGTCGTCGCCGCGATCAAGGAGTTCTTCGGAACGTCCCAGCTGTCGCAGTTCATGGACCAGAACAACCCGCTGTCGGGCCTGACCCACAAGCGCCGCCTCTCGGCGCTGGGCCCGGGTGGTCTGTCCCGTGAGCGCGCCGGCCTGGAAGTACGTGACGTCCACCCGTCGCACTACGGCCGCATGTGCCCGATCGAGACCCCGGAAGGCCCGAACATCGGCCTGATCGGCTCGCTGTCGGTGTACGCGCGGGTCAACCCGTTCGGCTTCATCGAGACGCCGTACCGCAAGGTGGTCGAGGGCCGGGTGACCGACGAGGTCCGTTACCTGACCGCCGACGAGGAGGACAGGCACGTTCGTGCCCAGGCCAACTCGCCGGTCGACGCCGACGGCCGCTTCCTCGAGGACCGGGTGCTGTGCCGCCGGGGCAACGAGGAGAACGAGCTCGTCGCGGCCACCGAGGTCGACTACATGGACGTGTCGCCGCGTCAGATGGTGTCGGTCGCGACGGCGATGATCCCGTTCCTCGAGCACGACGACGCCAACCGCGCCCTGATGGGCGCGAACATGCAGCGTCAGGCCGTGCCGCTGATCCGTTCCGAGGCGCCGATCGTCGGCACCGGTATGGAGCTGCGCGCTGCCGTGGACGCCGGTGATGTCGTGGTGAACGAGAAGGCCGGTGTGGTGGAGGAGGTTTCCGCCGACTACGTCACGGTGATGGCTGATGACGGGACGCGTAAGTCCTATCGGATGCGTAAGTTCGCTCGGTCGAATCAGGGCACGTGTGCCAATCAGCGTCCGATCGTGGACGAGGGGCAGCGGGTGGAGCGTGGTCAGGTTCTGGCCGATGGTCCGTGCACCGAGAACGGTGAGATGGCCCTGGGTAAGAACCTGCTGGTGGCGATCATGCCGTGGGAGGGTCACAACTACGAGGACGCGATCATCCTGTCGCAGCGTCTGGTGGAGGAGGACGTGCTGACCTCGATTCATATCGAGGAGCACGAGATCGACGCGCGGGATACGAAGCTGGGTGCGGAGGAGATCACGCGGGATATCCCGAATGTCTCCGATGAGGTGCTGGCGGATCTGGATGAGCGTGGCATCGTGCGGATCGGTGCGGAGGTTCGTGACGGCGACATCCTGGTGGGGAAGGTGACCCCGAAGGGTGAGACGGAGCTGACTCCGGAGGAGCGGCTGTTGCGGGCGATCTTCGGTGAGAAGGCGCGTGAGGTGCGTGATACGTCGCTGAAGGTGCCTCATGGTGAGTCGGGCAAGGTGATCGGTATCCGGGTGTTCTCGCGGGAGGACGACGACGATCTGCCTCCGGGTGTGAACGAGCTGGTCCGGGTGTATGTGGCGCAGAAGCGCAAGATCCAGGACGGTGACAAGCTCGCGGGCCGGCACGGGAACAAGGGTGTGATCGGCAAGATCCTGGCGACCGAGGACATGCCGTTCCTTCCGGACGGCACGCCGGTGGACATCATCTTGAACACTCATGGTGTGCCGCGTCGTATGAACATCGGCCAGATCCTGGAGACCCATCTGGGGTGGATCGGCAAAGCGGGCTGGCAGGTCGACGTCGCCACCGACGGCACCCGTCCCGATTGGGCGCGGGCGCTGCCGGAGGAGATGCTGGGCGCTCCGTCCGACTCGAACATCGCCACGCCCGTCTTCGACGGCGCGCGCGAGGAGGAGTTGACCGGGCTGCTGGCCTCGACGTTGCCCAACCGTGACGGTGAGCGGATGGTCGATGACGACGGTAAGGCGACGTTGTTCGACGGGCGTTCCGGTGAGCCGTTCCCGTATCCGGTGGCGGTCGGTTACATGTACATCCTGAAGCTGCACCACCTGGTCGACGACAAGATCCACGCGCGTTCGACCGGTCCGTACTCGATGATCACTCAGCAGCCGTTGGGTGGTAAGGCGCAGTTCGGTGGTCAGCGTTTCGGTGAGATGGAGTGCTGGGCCATGCAGGCCTATGGTGCGGCGTACACGCTGCAGGAATTGCTGACCATCAAGTCCGACGATGTGGTCGGTCGTGTGAAGGTCTACGAGGCGATCGTCAAGGGCGAGAACATTCCGGAGCCGGGCATTCCGGAGTCGTTCAAGGTCTTGCTCAAGGAACTGCAGTCGCTGTGCTTGAACGTGGAGGTGCTGTCGTCCGACGGCGCCGCGATCGAGATGCGCGACGGCGACGACGAGGACTTGGAGCGCGCGGCGGCCAACCTCGGCATCAACCTGTCGAGGAACGAAGCGGCCACCGTCGACGATCTGGCGAACTAG
- a CDS encoding MCE family protein produces the protein MTRLVRWQLIAFLVIAVLGVVYVGGKYIRLDHMVGLNEYTVKLRAAQTGGIYKGAEVTYRGVPVGRVGELELTGEGVVMNLVIDSSSPKIPASAKAVVANRSAIGEQYVDLQPDSDAGPYLRDNSVITSATLPVPVEELISSVDSFAGSVDLNALNTTVRELGKAFDGKGDDLRVLIDSLNKFTETFHATLPQTIQLVRDGRVALGTQADQSAAIREFSDGLDRLTAQLRSSDPDVRRLIGTGTDAGEQIGALIDESGGALTQDLANLRLLLQAISPKFYAIKPLLQMIPQLSIGGSSTAPGDGTSHFGLVLETNNPPACTVGYEGTHRILEQMKAQNPDFDDTRDEFPFNKDARCLVPFGNPTAVRGGDRAEFADPAIVQPWDSNPKTDPEKLNLTPVAVQLSTLLGVTPKR, from the coding sequence GTGACACGTCTGGTCCGATGGCAGCTCATCGCGTTCCTGGTGATCGCGGTGCTCGGCGTCGTGTACGTCGGCGGCAAGTACATCCGCCTCGACCACATGGTGGGGCTCAACGAGTACACGGTGAAGCTGCGTGCGGCGCAGACCGGCGGCATCTACAAGGGCGCCGAAGTGACCTACCGCGGCGTCCCGGTCGGGCGGGTCGGTGAGCTGGAACTCACCGGCGAGGGCGTGGTGATGAACCTCGTCATCGACTCGAGTTCGCCGAAGATCCCGGCGTCGGCGAAAGCCGTGGTGGCCAACCGTTCGGCGATCGGTGAGCAGTACGTCGACCTGCAGCCGGACTCGGACGCCGGCCCGTACCTGCGGGACAACTCGGTGATCACCTCGGCGACCCTGCCGGTGCCGGTGGAGGAGCTGATCTCCAGCGTGGACTCCTTCGCGGGCTCGGTGGACCTGAACGCGCTCAACACGACGGTGCGCGAACTCGGCAAGGCGTTCGACGGCAAAGGCGACGATCTGCGAGTACTGATCGATTCGCTGAACAAGTTCACCGAGACCTTCCACGCGACGCTCCCGCAGACCATCCAGCTGGTCCGCGACGGCCGTGTCGCGCTCGGCACGCAAGCCGACCAGTCCGCCGCGATCCGCGAATTCAGCGACGGCCTCGACCGGCTCACCGCCCAGCTGCGCTCCAGCGACCCCGACGTGCGCAGGCTCATCGGCACCGGAACCGACGCGGGGGAGCAGATCGGCGCGCTGATCGACGAGAGCGGCGGCGCGCTCACCCAGGACCTGGCCAACTTGCGGCTGTTGTTGCAGGCGATCTCGCCGAAGTTCTACGCGATCAAGCCCTTGTTGCAGATGATCCCGCAGCTGTCGATCGGCGGGTCCTCCACCGCGCCCGGCGATGGGACCAGCCACTTCGGCCTCGTGCTGGAAACCAACAACCCACCCGCCTGTACCGTGGGCTACGAGGGCACGCATCGGATTCTGGAACAGATGAAGGCGCAGAACCCGGACTTCGACGACACGCGCGACGAGTTCCCGTTCAACAAAGACGCCAGATGTCTTGTCCCCTTCGGTAATCCGACCGCCGTCCGGGGTGGCGACCGAGCCGAATTCGCCGATCCGGCCATCGTCCAGCCCTGGGACTCCAACCCCAAAACCGATCCGGAGAAGCTGAACCTGACTCCGGTCGCCGTGCAGTTGTCGACCCTGCTGGGGGTCACACCGAAGCGGTGA
- a CDS encoding MCE family protein: MSTRIRSVARGFGAALALGLSAALVSSCAADGIYSVPLPGGADVGERPMHIDIQFDDVLDLVPQSAVKVEGVPVGRVEKISLGEDQWTATVRTLVNSSVDLPANARAEVRQSNLLGEKFIELSRPAADPDPYRLTDGSVIPLDRTRHATEVEQVLGALSLLLNGGGVAQLQPIVTELNKTLGGREDRVRSLIEQANTLIGGLNQQVDDITRALDGLDVLSSRVSRQTDQIGKILDELPQGIKILEEQRPQLVGLLAQLDRLGEVGFDVLNTSKDDLIRDLTALRPTLQELGRAAPDLVAAVPLIPTYPFPDSALESTFGGSVNTWLSVDQQIGVTLGNLGVGKPDPVYIPPVGPPVPVDPTNPYYNGNGPRPGWPTVSILPLPPLMAQPPAPGVPPNPAGAILEQLGVGSGPR, from the coding sequence ATGAGCACTCGGATCCGTTCGGTCGCACGCGGTTTCGGCGCGGCCCTGGCGCTGGGTCTGTCCGCCGCCCTGGTCAGTTCGTGCGCCGCCGACGGCATCTACAGCGTGCCGCTGCCCGGCGGCGCCGACGTGGGCGAGCGCCCGATGCACATCGATATCCAGTTCGACGACGTTCTCGACCTGGTTCCGCAGTCGGCGGTCAAGGTCGAGGGCGTGCCGGTCGGCCGGGTCGAGAAGATCAGCCTCGGCGAAGACCAGTGGACCGCCACCGTGCGTACTCTGGTCAACTCCTCGGTGGACCTGCCCGCGAACGCGCGCGCAGAGGTGCGGCAGTCGAATCTGCTCGGCGAGAAGTTCATCGAGCTCTCCCGGCCCGCCGCCGATCCCGATCCCTACCGGCTCACCGACGGGTCGGTCATCCCGCTCGACCGCACCCGGCACGCCACCGAGGTCGAGCAGGTGCTCGGTGCGCTGTCGCTGCTGCTCAACGGCGGTGGCGTCGCGCAGTTGCAGCCGATCGTCACGGAGCTGAACAAGACACTCGGCGGCCGGGAAGACCGGGTGCGCTCGCTGATCGAGCAGGCGAACACGCTGATCGGCGGCCTGAACCAGCAGGTGGACGACATCACCCGCGCGCTCGACGGTCTCGATGTGCTCAGCAGCCGGGTCAGCAGGCAGACCGACCAGATCGGCAAGATCCTCGACGAGCTGCCGCAGGGCATCAAGATCCTGGAAGAACAGCGCCCGCAGCTGGTCGGCCTGCTCGCGCAGCTGGACCGGCTCGGCGAGGTGGGCTTCGACGTGCTGAACACCTCGAAGGACGACCTGATCCGCGACCTCACCGCGCTGCGGCCGACATTGCAGGAACTGGGCCGTGCGGCGCCGGATCTGGTCGCCGCGGTTCCCCTGATCCCGACCTACCCGTTCCCCGACTCGGCGCTGGAGAGCACCTTCGGCGGCAGCGTGAACACGTGGTTGTCGGTGGACCAGCAGATCGGCGTCACCCTCGGCAACCTCGGCGTGGGCAAGCCCGATCCGGTGTACATCCCGCCGGTCGGCCCCCCGGTGCCGGTGGACCCGACCAATCCGTACTACAACGGCAACGGCCCGCGTCCGGGCTGGCCGACGGTATCGATCCTGCCGCTGCCGCCGCTGATGGCGCAGCCGCCCGCGCCGGGTGTGCCGCCGAACCCGGCCGGGGCGATCCTCGAGCAACTCGGTGTGGGGAGTGGTCCGCGGTGA
- a CDS encoding MCE family protein: protein MRGSSRGAKVGIALVVVLAVLVGVVLWWLFNRLTTTRITAYFDRSVGIYEGSDVRILGVPVGSVDKVEPQGDQVKVVMSVNREFDVPAGARAAQITPSIVSDRYIQLTPVYTGGPKMPRDATIPRERTATPVEVDQLYKSITELSDALGPNGANAEGAVNDLVRTGAANLAGNGEALANSLTQLSRAARYLSDARGDIFDTVKNLQAFITMLAQNDQQVRQFNTQLADLSTFLADEREDLGAALHLLSVALGDVARFIDDNRDLIASNAEGLITLTKTLSDQRDDVAALLPVLPVALSNLINVHNAESGTLDMRANFPELQDPFGVVCKMLDLSKLMPGDPKFEALGRQMRPVLDHCKEITDQITAGVQTPTLILPFGILSGENQQRDPVPGTVPGTPSDRLPPSQEGER from the coding sequence GTGCGCGGTTCCAGCCGCGGCGCCAAGGTGGGCATCGCGCTGGTAGTCGTCCTCGCCGTGCTGGTGGGGGTGGTGCTGTGGTGGCTGTTCAACCGGCTGACCACCACCAGAATCACCGCGTACTTCGATCGGTCGGTCGGCATCTACGAGGGCTCGGACGTGCGGATTCTCGGCGTGCCGGTCGGCTCGGTGGACAAGGTCGAGCCGCAGGGCGACCAGGTCAAGGTCGTGATGAGCGTGAACCGCGAGTTCGACGTGCCCGCGGGCGCGCGGGCCGCCCAGATCACACCGTCCATCGTCTCCGACCGCTACATCCAGCTGACCCCGGTCTACACCGGCGGCCCGAAGATGCCGCGCGACGCGACGATTCCGCGCGAGCGCACGGCGACGCCGGTCGAAGTCGACCAGTTGTACAAGAGCATCACCGAACTGTCGGACGCGTTGGGCCCCAACGGCGCCAATGCCGAGGGCGCGGTGAACGACCTGGTGCGCACCGGCGCGGCGAATCTGGCGGGCAACGGTGAGGCGCTTGCCAACAGCCTGACCCAGCTGTCCAGGGCGGCCCGCTACTTGTCCGACGCGCGCGGCGACATCTTCGACACGGTCAAGAATTTGCAGGCTTTCATCACCATGCTGGCCCAGAACGACCAGCAGGTACGGCAGTTCAACACCCAGCTGGCCGACCTGTCGACGTTCCTGGCCGACGAACGCGAGGACCTCGGCGCCGCGTTGCATCTGCTCTCTGTCGCGCTCGGCGACGTCGCCCGCTTCATCGACGACAATCGAGACCTGATCGCCAGCAACGCCGAAGGTTTGATCACGCTCACCAAGACGCTGTCCGACCAGCGCGACGACGTGGCCGCCTTGCTGCCGGTCCTGCCGGTGGCGTTGAGCAACCTGATCAACGTGCACAACGCCGAATCGGGCACCCTCGACATGCGTGCCAACTTCCCCGAATTGCAGGACCCGTTCGGTGTGGTGTGCAAGATGCTCGACCTGTCCAAACTGATGCCGGGCGATCCCAAGTTCGAGGCCCTCGGCAGACAGATGCGGCCGGTTCTCGATCACTGCAAGGAGATCACCGACCAGATCACCGCCGGGGTGCAGACCCCGACGCTGATCCTGCCGTTCGGCATCCTCAGCGGCGAGAACCAGCAGCGTGACCCGGTGCCGGGCACGGTGCCCGGCACGCCGTCGGACCGGCTTCCGCCGTCGCAGGAAGGTGAGCGATGA
- a CDS encoding MCE family protein has translation MLGKRSPAFMGVLGLAMVLLVTVSAFSLDQLPIIGAGTKYTAEFTEAAGLKKGNEVRVAGVKVGSVSNVRLAGDRVLVDFRTKDTWIGNDTTASIQIKTLLGQKYLALDPRGSKPADPSTRIPLSRTVSPYDVVDAFTDAARTIDQIDTSQLAKSMQVLSEAFETTPPEIRGSIDGVARLSETLAKRDQELKKLFAATRQTTQVLADRNAEFERLLASGGQLLAELNIRQQSIKQLLSGAKTVSAELSALVHDNEEQIGPALTNLRASIDLLNANQQNISKTLELAAPFYNLYANVLGTGRWFDAVIVNVLPPALPEIPGYRQPIRTLGGN, from the coding sequence CTGCTCGGTAAGCGCAGCCCGGCGTTCATGGGCGTACTCGGCCTCGCCATGGTGCTGCTGGTGACGGTGTCGGCGTTCTCCCTGGATCAGTTGCCGATCATCGGCGCGGGGACCAAGTACACCGCCGAATTCACCGAGGCGGCGGGCCTGAAGAAGGGCAACGAAGTCCGCGTCGCGGGCGTCAAGGTCGGTTCGGTGTCCAATGTGCGGCTCGCCGGTGACCGCGTGCTCGTGGACTTCCGCACCAAGGACACCTGGATCGGCAACGACACCACCGCGTCCATCCAGATCAAGACGCTGCTCGGACAGAAGTACCTCGCGCTCGACCCGAGGGGCTCGAAGCCTGCCGATCCGAGTACGCGAATTCCGCTGTCCCGCACCGTCTCTCCGTACGACGTGGTGGACGCGTTCACCGATGCCGCGCGCACGATCGATCAGATCGACACCTCACAGCTGGCCAAGAGCATGCAAGTGCTGTCGGAGGCGTTCGAGACGACGCCGCCGGAGATCCGCGGCTCCATCGACGGGGTCGCGCGGCTGTCGGAGACGCTGGCCAAACGCGACCAGGAGCTGAAGAAGCTGTTCGCCGCGACCAGGCAGACCACGCAGGTACTCGCCGACCGCAACGCCGAGTTCGAGCGGCTGCTGGCCTCCGGCGGCCAGCTGCTGGCCGAACTGAACATCCGGCAGCAGTCCATCAAGCAGTTGTTGTCCGGCGCCAAGACGGTTTCGGCGGAGCTGAGCGCGCTCGTGCACGACAACGAGGAGCAGATCGGCCCCGCGCTGACGAATCTGCGCGCCTCCATCGATCTGCTCAACGCCAACCAGCAGAACATCTCCAAGACATTGGAACTCGCGGCCCCGTTCTACAACCTCTACGCCAACGTGCTGGGGACCGGCCGCTGGTTCGACGCGGTGATCGTCAACGTGCTGCCGCCCGCGCTACCCGAAATCCCCGGCTACCGTCAGCCGATCCGCACCCTGGGAGGTAACTGA
- a CDS encoding MCE family protein, with protein sequence MKQQLRGLGGPLTKLVVFVVVTLFVTTMLGLSIANYSGRGTGFKARFTDVTALNPGDEVRIAGVRVGKVTDVSIVDKRLAEVRFDLLDRDWLPASTTATIKYRNLVGQRYIALEQGTGEQGRKLNKGGTIPLERTRPALNLTTLFNGFRPLFRTLTADDVNKLSFEIIQVFQGEQGTIRDLVATTANLTNKIADKDAVIGELTRNLTAVLDAVNQRDDQFDQLIVNTEALISGLNADRDTIGRSVTSLANLTSATSDLLVPVRPTLQGSIAGLSQLTGTLDERQDEVNEALYNLPLKMEKLGRAASYGSWFQFYLCGIDIVVGPGAVDAPQLNLPAGLPTINQPLYTNAAPRCHGKAR encoded by the coding sequence ATGAAACAGCAGCTGCGCGGCCTGGGCGGGCCGCTGACCAAGCTGGTCGTCTTCGTCGTGGTGACCCTGTTCGTGACGACCATGCTCGGGCTGTCGATCGCCAACTACAGCGGTCGCGGCACCGGGTTCAAGGCCAGGTTCACCGACGTCACCGCCCTCAACCCGGGCGACGAGGTCCGCATCGCCGGCGTCCGCGTCGGCAAGGTCACCGATGTCTCGATCGTGGACAAGCGGCTGGCCGAGGTCCGGTTCGATCTGCTCGACCGGGATTGGCTGCCCGCCTCGACCACGGCCACGATCAAGTACCGCAACCTCGTCGGCCAGCGCTACATCGCGCTGGAGCAGGGCACGGGGGAACAGGGCCGCAAACTGAACAAGGGCGGCACCATCCCGCTGGAGCGCACCAGGCCCGCGCTGAACCTGACCACGCTGTTCAACGGCTTCCGGCCGCTGTTCCGCACGCTGACCGCCGACGACGTGAACAAGTTGTCCTTCGAGATCATCCAGGTCTTCCAGGGCGAGCAGGGCACGATCCGCGATCTGGTCGCGACCACAGCGAACCTGACCAACAAGATCGCGGACAAGGACGCCGTGATCGGTGAGCTGACCCGCAACCTGACCGCCGTACTGGACGCGGTCAACCAGCGCGACGACCAGTTCGACCAGTTGATCGTGAACACCGAGGCGCTGATCAGCGGCCTCAATGCCGACCGCGACACGATCGGGCGCTCGGTGACCTCGCTGGCCAACCTGACCTCGGCGACATCGGACCTGCTCGTCCCGGTGCGTCCGACGCTGCAAGGCTCGATCGCGGGCCTGAGCCAGCTGACCGGCACGCTCGACGAGCGTCAGGACGAGGTGAACGAAGCGCTGTACAACCTGCCGCTGAAGATGGAGAAGCTCGGCCGCGCCGCCAGCTACGGCTCCTGGTTCCAGTTCTACCTGTGCGGCATCGACATCGTCGTCGGACCGGGCGCGGTCGACGCGCCGCAGCTCAACCTGCCCGCGGGCCTGCCGACGATCAACCAGCCGCTGTACACCAACGCGGCGCCGCGCTGCCATGGGAAGGCTCGCTGA
- a CDS encoding MCE family protein encodes MSRTQTWRSTERLRIRVLGIAFFVVVALFLWTTVAIYNKQFVRTVDVDLITDSVGNALTRNADVKVRGINVGTVRSSRSEGGEVTLNLAIDPEKARQIPANATARLLPKTLFGERYVDLVIPQNPSPQHLTDGLTLHQDVSGNAIELSKLLDDLLPLLQAIPPQDLAATLGALSQALAGQGLALGQSVDKLDDIFRQVNVVLPDLQADLRSFAEVAATYSDAAPQLIQALDNLRTTNATIVQRRTDIDVLYATLTPTSATTTEFLIANRDNIIDVAADSRPALEQLAYYSPNYACSLANFAQLKPRIDRIFGKGTDTPGSRVTIELTNTRGKYLPNQDEPRWLDTRGPWCIPEMPLGVDPGQYTGGPNNDGSYAVPSRNPGDQEIGHLEPPQFGVYPASKMPTIAGSPMEQQSLGAIYGAANGVAPDQVPGWVTRAGAPAFRGSEVSVR; translated from the coding sequence ATGAGCCGCACACAGACCTGGCGCTCGACGGAGAGACTGCGCATTCGAGTGCTGGGCATCGCGTTCTTCGTCGTGGTCGCGTTGTTCCTGTGGACCACCGTCGCGATCTACAACAAGCAGTTCGTGCGGACCGTCGACGTCGACCTGATCACCGACAGCGTGGGCAACGCGCTGACCCGCAACGCGGACGTGAAGGTGCGCGGCATCAATGTCGGCACGGTGCGGTCGAGCCGCTCCGAGGGTGGCGAGGTGACCTTGAACCTGGCCATCGATCCGGAGAAGGCGCGCCAGATCCCCGCCAACGCGACCGCGCGCCTGCTACCCAAGACGCTGTTCGGTGAGCGCTACGTGGACCTGGTGATTCCGCAGAATCCCAGCCCACAGCACCTGACCGATGGCTTGACGCTGCACCAGGACGTCAGCGGCAACGCGATCGAGCTGAGCAAACTGCTCGACGACCTGCTACCGCTGCTGCAGGCCATCCCGCCGCAGGATCTCGCGGCCACCCTGGGCGCGCTGTCCCAGGCGCTGGCCGGGCAAGGACTGGCGCTCGGCCAGAGCGTGGACAAGCTGGACGACATCTTCCGTCAGGTCAACGTCGTGCTTCCGGACCTGCAAGCCGACCTACGCAGTTTCGCCGAGGTGGCGGCCACCTACTCCGATGCGGCGCCGCAGCTGATCCAAGCCTTGGACAACCTACGCACGACCAACGCCACGATCGTGCAGCGACGCACCGATATCGACGTCCTGTACGCGACGCTGACGCCGACCTCCGCCACCACCACCGAGTTCTTGATCGCCAACCGCGACAACATCATCGACGTCGCCGCCGACTCCCGCCCCGCGCTGGAGCAACTGGCCTACTACTCGCCCAACTACGCCTGCTCGCTGGCGAACTTCGCGCAGCTGAAGCCGCGTATCGACCGGATCTTCGGCAAGGGCACCGATACGCCCGGCTCCCGGGTGACCATCGAACTCACCAACACCCGCGGCAAGTACCTGCCCAACCAGGACGAACCGCGCTGGCTGGACACGAGGGGGCCGTGGTGCATCCCCGAGATGCCGTTGGGCGTCGACCCCGGCCAGTACACCGGCGGCCCGAACAACGACGGCTCCTACGCTGTCCCCAGCCGCAACCCCGGTGACCAGGAGATCGGCCATCTGGAGCCGCCGCAGTTCGGCGTCTACCCGGCGAGCAAGATGCCGACCATCGCCGGTTCTCCCATGGAGCAGCAGTCGCTCGGCGCGATCTACGGCGCGGCCAACGGTGTCGCCCCGGATCAGGTGCCGGGCTGGGTGACCCGGGCCGGCGCGCCCGCGTTCCGCGGAAGCGAGGTGAGCGTGCGATGA